Proteins found in one Terribacillus sp. DMT04 genomic segment:
- the proB gene encoding glutamate 5-kinase encodes MSKPATELKRIVVKIGSSSLTSLHGEISRKKLEKLVEQLVKLKDNGYEVLLVSSGAVAAGYRKLGFLERPKSLPEKQAAASIGQGLLMEAYSDLFLSHGYVASQILITRGDFLDETRYNNVRNTINVLVDRGIIPIINENDTVTVDRLRFGDNDTLSAKVAGLVGADFLAVLSDIDGLYTDNPAKNPEATRIELVDAITPEIEAAAGDAGSTIGTGGMKSKLDAFKIAMASGIKGFLGEATAEDIIYRSVRGDAEGTYFEASEDIDYLNRKKQWIAFNSGPVGEIIMKHSNQSPILINLSDIQTVKGNFKKGDVVRIQSEAGERIGLGIVNQDASELWQALASPVKNMEETIVDQEAFVCELDHTVPIQ; translated from the coding sequence ATTTCTAAACCAGCAACAGAATTAAAGCGTATTGTCGTCAAGATAGGAAGCAGTTCATTAACAAGTTTACACGGAGAAATCAGCCGCAAAAAGCTTGAAAAGCTAGTAGAGCAGCTGGTGAAGCTGAAGGACAATGGGTATGAAGTACTGCTTGTCTCTTCGGGTGCAGTAGCAGCCGGCTACCGCAAACTAGGATTTTTGGAGCGTCCAAAATCACTCCCCGAAAAACAAGCTGCTGCATCAATCGGCCAAGGACTGCTGATGGAGGCTTATTCAGATCTTTTCCTGTCGCATGGCTATGTTGCGTCACAAATTTTGATTACCCGTGGCGACTTCTTGGATGAAACTCGCTATAATAATGTTAGGAATACAATCAATGTATTAGTAGATCGAGGCATTATCCCGATCATCAATGAAAACGACACAGTAACAGTTGATAGGCTTCGCTTTGGCGATAATGACACACTTTCAGCTAAGGTAGCAGGTTTGGTTGGAGCAGATTTCCTTGCAGTTCTTTCTGATATCGATGGATTGTACACGGATAACCCAGCCAAGAACCCGGAAGCGACACGTATTGAGCTTGTAGATGCGATCACTCCGGAAATAGAAGCTGCAGCAGGCGATGCGGGCAGTACGATTGGAACTGGCGGCATGAAATCCAAGCTGGATGCCTTCAAGATAGCGATGGCTTCTGGTATCAAGGGCTTTCTTGGTGAAGCAACAGCAGAAGACATTATCTATCGCTCTGTGCGCGGAGATGCGGAAGGCACGTATTTTGAGGCGAGTGAGGATATAGACTATTTGAACCGCAAAAAACAGTGGATTGCTTTCAATTCCGGTCCAGTTGGCGAAATTATCATGAAGCATAGTAATCAATCACCTATATTGATCAATTTGAGTGATATCCAAACAGTTAAAGGTAATTTCAAGAAAGGCGATGTTGTCCGAATTCAGAGTGAGGCAGGAGAAAGAATTGGACTTGGCATCGTAAACCAAGATGCATCCGAGCTTTGGCAGGCATTGGCGAGCCCGGTGAAGAATATGGAAGAGACGATTGTCGATCAAGAAGCGTTTGTTTGTGAACTAGATCATACTGTACCGATTCAATAA
- the proC gene encoding pyrroline-5-carboxylate reductase: protein MLTNKRIMYVGAGSMAEGMIAGMCGSDSLQNEQIFVTNRSNAARLRELQERYGLTAISQSDVDWHSMDVIILAMKPKDLTAALIDLQDKVQEEQLLISVAAGIQNEQIEHYLPKNQPVVRIMPNTSSTIGESATAIAPGNHVSAEQLNMVTELVTAFGEAFVIKEEQMDVFTGMAGSGPAYFYKLMEHFTETGVAAGFDQDTARQIGIQTMLGAARMLVETKEDPASLRKKVTSPNGTTAAGLETLNGAGAGEAMTKAILAAAERSNEISEDLKKQLLTR from the coding sequence ATCTTAACTAACAAACGGATTATGTATGTAGGAGCAGGATCAATGGCAGAGGGAATGATTGCGGGGATGTGCGGATCAGACAGCTTGCAGAATGAGCAGATTTTCGTGACGAACCGAAGCAACGCTGCACGCCTTCGTGAGCTGCAGGAGCGTTACGGTCTTACCGCAATTTCGCAAAGTGATGTGGATTGGCACAGTATGGATGTCATCATACTCGCAATGAAACCGAAGGATCTAACTGCTGCATTGATTGATTTGCAAGACAAGGTTCAGGAAGAACAGCTGCTTATATCAGTAGCGGCAGGCATCCAGAATGAACAGATCGAGCATTATCTTCCCAAAAATCAACCCGTTGTTCGTATTATGCCTAACACCTCCAGTACCATTGGGGAATCAGCTACAGCTATTGCACCAGGAAATCATGTTTCAGCTGAACAGCTTAACATGGTGACAGAACTTGTGACGGCCTTTGGTGAGGCGTTTGTGATTAAAGAAGAACAAATGGATGTATTCACAGGGATGGCTGGCAGCGGACCTGCTTACTTTTATAAGCTGATGGAGCATTTCACAGAAACAGGTGTAGCGGCAGGATTTGACCAGGACACAGCCCGTCAAATTGGAATTCAGACGATGCTGGGAGCAGCCAGAATGTTAGTGGAAACGAAAGAAGACCCAGCCAGTTTACGAAAGAAAGTTACGTCTCCAAACGGAACAACAGCAGCGGGTCTGGAAACATTAAACGGTGCTGGAGCAGGAGAAGCGATGACAAAAGCCATTCTAGCTGCAGCAGAACGATCAAATGAAATCAGTGAAGATCTAAAGAAACAATTGCTGACACGCTAG
- a CDS encoding PepSY domain-containing protein: MEAQQKPPAHKKKLRRRSLYQSVWRWHFYAGLIIMPFLIILAVTGGIYLFKPQIEAALYADYYEVTPQTTAATPSEQIDTVETIYPDAAVTSYRPSDSPDRSAEIGIQQDGTAFTVFVDPYTNVVLGKLEDSYRLVNVIEKIHGELLLGTVGDRIVEWAACWALILLITGVYLGWPKSKGKIRGVLVPRLNKGKKLRARDLHVVPAFWISLGLLFLILTGLPWSGLWGNNFQALTTNAGIGYPPSVWVGDAPASDVKTKEIADVPWSAENLPVPVSTNQQYAQLSVDDVVQIADEEGVKPGYNIMIPQTQDGVFTLSAFPPNARDEVTMHIDQYTGAVLADYRYDNYHLLGKIIAYGITIHKGTEFGIWNQIIGVLVCLGIVGIAVSGFILWLSRKPEGKLGSPKAPSDKVMKGVIAIMIILGIIFPLVGISIILVWLFDRFVIPRVPALKRFFNA; the protein is encoded by the coding sequence ATGGAGGCACAACAAAAGCCACCGGCACATAAGAAGAAACTGCGACGTCGTTCTCTTTATCAGTCTGTTTGGCGCTGGCATTTTTACGCTGGTCTGATTATCATGCCATTTCTTATCATTTTGGCTGTCACGGGCGGTATCTATCTCTTTAAACCACAAATTGAAGCTGCCCTTTATGCGGACTATTACGAAGTGACACCGCAGACGACTGCCGCAACTCCATCGGAACAGATTGATACGGTAGAAACAATCTATCCGGATGCAGCCGTAACGTCGTATCGACCAAGTGACAGTCCAGATCGTTCTGCTGAAATAGGCATACAGCAAGATGGTACTGCATTTACCGTTTTTGTCGACCCATATACAAACGTTGTACTCGGCAAATTGGAGGATTCCTATCGGCTGGTTAATGTTATAGAAAAGATTCACGGTGAACTCTTATTGGGAACTGTCGGGGATCGTATCGTAGAGTGGGCTGCTTGTTGGGCGCTCATATTGCTTATTACCGGCGTTTACTTAGGCTGGCCTAAATCAAAAGGAAAAATCCGCGGTGTACTTGTTCCGCGACTAAATAAAGGAAAGAAACTTCGTGCACGCGATTTGCACGTTGTACCAGCGTTTTGGATTTCCTTAGGTCTGCTTTTCTTAATACTAACCGGTCTTCCTTGGTCGGGATTATGGGGTAACAATTTTCAGGCACTAACAACAAATGCTGGCATTGGCTACCCGCCTTCCGTATGGGTCGGCGATGCACCAGCATCTGATGTGAAAACAAAAGAAATAGCCGATGTGCCATGGTCAGCTGAGAATTTGCCAGTCCCTGTATCTACTAACCAGCAATATGCACAGCTGTCTGTAGATGATGTCGTACAAATAGCCGATGAGGAAGGCGTGAAACCTGGCTATAATATCATGATTCCACAAACACAAGATGGCGTCTTCACACTGTCTGCATTCCCGCCGAATGCTCGCGATGAAGTGACGATGCATATTGATCAGTATACAGGCGCTGTTCTCGCAGACTATCGATATGATAATTACCACCTGCTAGGAAAGATTATTGCGTACGGTATTACCATTCACAAAGGAACTGAGTTTGGCATTTGGAACCAAATTATCGGCGTACTCGTTTGCTTGGGAATTGTCGGTATTGCAGTAAGTGGGTTTATTCTCTGGCTTTCTCGTAAGCCGGAAGGAAAGCTTGGTTCACCGAAGGCACCGTCTGATAAGGTGATGAAGGGTGTCATTGCCATCATGATTATTCTAGGCATTATTTTCCCGCTTGTGGGAATTTCCATTATTCTTGTCTGGCTGTTTGATCGATTCGTCATCCCGCGTGTACCTGCACTAAAACGATTTTTCAATGCTTAA
- a CDS encoding FixH family protein, translating to MRRLVFTGLLLMLFLLAACSADPDAAEHYAQRKEVNVNIEVPDSIEADSVPRIDVLLTSDGKALDKEASVTFLVWKDDNKADADTIPASRNEEGSYQLEYKFASEGVYYVKADINVDNIHLMPTKQLRVGELTEAEKQKILQEQEQRKQKDSGGHHHH from the coding sequence ATGCGAAGACTTGTCTTCACAGGGTTGCTACTGATGTTATTCCTGCTCGCTGCTTGCTCCGCTGATCCGGATGCAGCTGAACACTATGCCCAACGGAAAGAAGTGAACGTGAACATTGAAGTCCCTGACTCCATTGAAGCTGATTCCGTTCCTCGCATTGATGTATTGCTGACAAGTGATGGAAAGGCCCTCGACAAGGAAGCATCCGTTACCTTCCTTGTTTGGAAAGATGATAACAAAGCCGATGCAGACACAATTCCAGCGTCACGAAACGAAGAGGGCAGCTATCAACTGGAATATAAATTTGCATCGGAAGGCGTCTATTATGTAAAAGCTGACATTAACGTAGATAATATCCATCTGATGCCAACAAAACAGCTCCGAGTCGGTGAGTTGACAGAGGCAGAGAAACAAAAGATTCTGCAAGAACAAGAACAAAGAAAACAAAAGGACAGTGGCGGTCATCATCACCACTAA